The following proteins are co-located in the Gorilla gorilla gorilla isolate KB3781 chromosome 18, NHGRI_mGorGor1-v2.1_pri, whole genome shotgun sequence genome:
- the CMTR2 gene encoding cap-specific mRNA (nucleoside-2'-O-)-methyltransferase 2 isoform X2 translates to MSKCRKTPVQQLASPASFSPDTLADIFELFAKNFSYGKPLNNEWQLPDPSEIFTCDHTEFNAFLDLKNSLNEVKNLLSDKKLDEWHEHTAFTNKAGKIISHVRKSVNAELCTQAWCKFHEILCSFPLIPQEAFQNGKLNSLHLCEAPGAFIASLNHYLKSHRFPCHWSWVANTLNPYHEANDDLMMIMDDRLIANTLHWWYFGPDNTGDIMTLKFLTGLQNFISSMATVHLVTADGSFDCQGNPGEQEALVSSLHYCEVVTALTTLGNGGSFVLKMFTMFEHCSINLMYLLNCCFDQVHVFKPATSKAGNSEVYVVCLHYKGREAIHPLLSKMTLNFGTEMKRKALFPHHVIPDSFLKRHEECCVFFHKYQLETISENIRLFECMGKAEQEKLNNLRDCAVQYFMQKFQLKHLSRNNWLVKKSSIGCSTNTKWFGQRNKYFKTYNERKMLEALSWKDKVAKGYFNSWAEEHGVYHPGQSSILEGTASNLECHLWHILEGKKLPKSLIL, encoded by the exons ATGAGTAAGTGCAGAAAGACACCAGTTCAGCAGCTAGCAAGTCCCGCGTCATTCAGCCCAGATACTCTTGCTGACATTTTTGAACTCTTTGCCAAGAACTTTTCTTATGGCAAGCCACTTAATAATGAGTGGCAGTTACCAGATCCCAGTGAGATTTTCACCTGTGACCACACTGAATTTAATGCATTTCTTGATTTGAAGAACTCCCTAAATGAAGTAAAAAACCTACTGAGTGATAAGAAACTGGATGAGTGGCATGAGCACACTGCTTTCACTAATAAAGCAGGGAAAATCATTTCTCATGTTAGAAAATCTGTGAATGCTGAACTTTGTACTCAAGCATGGTGTAAGTTCCATGAGATTTTGTGCAGCTTTCCACTTATTCCACAGGAAGCTTTTCAGAATGGAAAACTGAATTCTCTACACCTTTGTGAAGCTCCAGGAGCTTTTATAGCTAGTCTCAACCACTACTTAAAATCCCATCGGTTTCCTTGTCATTGGAGTTGGGTAGCGAATACTCTGAATCCATACCATGAAGCAAATGACGACCTCATGATGATTATGGATGACCGGCTTATTGCAAATACCTTGCACTGGTGGTACTTTGGTCCAGATAACACTGGTGATATCATGACCCTGAAATTCTTGACTGGACTTCAGAATTTCATAAGCAGCATGGCTACTGTTCACTTGGTCACTGCAGATGGGAGTTTTGATTGCCAAGGAAACCCAGGTGAACAAGAAGCTTTAGTTTCTTCTTTGCATTACTGTGAAGTTGTCACTGCTCTGACCACTCTCGGAAACGGTGGCTCTTTTGTTCTAAAGATGTTCACTATGTTCGAACATTGTTCCATAAACTTGATGTACCTGCTAAACTGTTGTTTTGACCAAGTCCATGTTTTCAAACCTGCTACTAGCAAGGCAGGAAACTCCGAAGTCTATGTGGTTTGCCTCCACTATAAGGGGAGAGAGGCCATCCATCCTCTGTTATCTAAGATGACCTTGAATTTTGGGactgaaatgaaaaggaaagcccTTTTTCCCCATCATGTGATTCCTGATTCTTTTCTTAAGAGACATGAAGAATGTTGTGTGTTCTTTCATAAATATCAGCTAGAGACTATTTCTGAAAACATTCGTCTATTTGAGTGCATGGGAAAGGCGGAACAAGAAAAGCTGAATAATTTAAGGGATTGTGCTGTACAATATTTTATGCAAAAATTTCAACTGAAACATCTTTCCAGAAATAATTGGCTAGTAAAAAAATCTAGTATTGGTTGTAGTACAAATACAAAATGGTTTGGGCAGaggaacaaatattttaaaacttataatgAAAGGAAGATGCTAGAAGCCCTTTCATGGAAAGATAAAGTAGCCAAAGGATACTTTAATAGTTGGGCTGAAGAACATGGTGTATATCATCCTGGGCAGAGTTCTATTTTAGAAGGAACAGCTTCCAATCTTGAGTGTCACTTATGGCATATTTTGGAGGGAAAGAAACTGCCAAAG TCCTTAATATTGTAA
- the CMTR2 gene encoding cap-specific mRNA (nucleoside-2'-O-)-methyltransferase 2 isoform X1 has translation MSKCRKTPVQQLASPASFSPDTLADIFELFAKNFSYGKPLNNEWQLPDPSEIFTCDHTEFNAFLDLKNSLNEVKNLLSDKKLDEWHEHTAFTNKAGKIISHVRKSVNAELCTQAWCKFHEILCSFPLIPQEAFQNGKLNSLHLCEAPGAFIASLNHYLKSHRFPCHWSWVANTLNPYHEANDDLMMIMDDRLIANTLHWWYFGPDNTGDIMTLKFLTGLQNFISSMATVHLVTADGSFDCQGNPGEQEALVSSLHYCEVVTALTTLGNGGSFVLKMFTMFEHCSINLMYLLNCCFDQVHVFKPATSKAGNSEVYVVCLHYKGREAIHPLLSKMTLNFGTEMKRKALFPHHVIPDSFLKRHEECCVFFHKYQLETISENIRLFECMGKAEQEKLNNLRDCAVQYFMQKFQLKHLSRNNWLVKKSSIGCSTNTKWFGQRNKYFKTYNERKMLEALSWKDKVAKGYFNSWAEEHGVYHPGQSSILEGTASNLECHLWHILEGKKLPKVKCSPFCNGEILKTLNEAIEKSLGGAFNLDSKFRPKQQYSCSCHVFSEELIFSELCSLTECLQDEQVVEPSSQIKCLLVGFSTLRSIKTHIPLEVRLLESAELTTFSCSLLHDGDPTYQRLFLDCLLHSLRELHTGDVMILPVLSCFTRFMAGLIFVLHSCFRFITFVCPTSSDPLRTCAVLLCVGYQDLPNPVFQYLQSVNELLSTLLNSDSPQQVLQFVPMEVLLKGALLDFLWDLNAAIAKRHLHFIIQREREEIINSLQLQN, from the coding sequence ATGAGTAAGTGCAGAAAGACACCAGTTCAGCAGCTAGCAAGTCCCGCGTCATTCAGCCCAGATACTCTTGCTGACATTTTTGAACTCTTTGCCAAGAACTTTTCTTATGGCAAGCCACTTAATAATGAGTGGCAGTTACCAGATCCCAGTGAGATTTTCACCTGTGACCACACTGAATTTAATGCATTTCTTGATTTGAAGAACTCCCTAAATGAAGTAAAAAACCTACTGAGTGATAAGAAACTGGATGAGTGGCATGAGCACACTGCTTTCACTAATAAAGCAGGGAAAATCATTTCTCATGTTAGAAAATCTGTGAATGCTGAACTTTGTACTCAAGCATGGTGTAAGTTCCATGAGATTTTGTGCAGCTTTCCACTTATTCCACAGGAAGCTTTTCAGAATGGAAAACTGAATTCTCTACACCTTTGTGAAGCTCCAGGAGCTTTTATAGCTAGTCTCAACCACTACTTAAAATCCCATCGGTTTCCTTGTCATTGGAGTTGGGTAGCGAATACTCTGAATCCATACCATGAAGCAAATGACGACCTCATGATGATTATGGATGACCGGCTTATTGCAAATACCTTGCACTGGTGGTACTTTGGTCCAGATAACACTGGTGATATCATGACCCTGAAATTCTTGACTGGACTTCAGAATTTCATAAGCAGCATGGCTACTGTTCACTTGGTCACTGCAGATGGGAGTTTTGATTGCCAAGGAAACCCAGGTGAACAAGAAGCTTTAGTTTCTTCTTTGCATTACTGTGAAGTTGTCACTGCTCTGACCACTCTCGGAAACGGTGGCTCTTTTGTTCTAAAGATGTTCACTATGTTCGAACATTGTTCCATAAACTTGATGTACCTGCTAAACTGTTGTTTTGACCAAGTCCATGTTTTCAAACCTGCTACTAGCAAGGCAGGAAACTCCGAAGTCTATGTGGTTTGCCTCCACTATAAGGGGAGAGAGGCCATCCATCCTCTGTTATCTAAGATGACCTTGAATTTTGGGactgaaatgaaaaggaaagcccTTTTTCCCCATCATGTGATTCCTGATTCTTTTCTTAAGAGACATGAAGAATGTTGTGTGTTCTTTCATAAATATCAGCTAGAGACTATTTCTGAAAACATTCGTCTATTTGAGTGCATGGGAAAGGCGGAACAAGAAAAGCTGAATAATTTAAGGGATTGTGCTGTACAATATTTTATGCAAAAATTTCAACTGAAACATCTTTCCAGAAATAATTGGCTAGTAAAAAAATCTAGTATTGGTTGTAGTACAAATACAAAATGGTTTGGGCAGaggaacaaatattttaaaacttataatgAAAGGAAGATGCTAGAAGCCCTTTCATGGAAAGATAAAGTAGCCAAAGGATACTTTAATAGTTGGGCTGAAGAACATGGTGTATATCATCCTGGGCAGAGTTCTATTTTAGAAGGAACAGCTTCCAATCTTGAGTGTCACTTATGGCATATTTTGGAGGGAAAGAAACTGCCAAAGGTAAAATGTTCTCCTTTTTGCaatggtgaaattttaaaaactcttaatgaAGCAATTGAAAAGTCATTAGGAGGAGCTTTTAATTTGGATTCCAAGTTTAGGCCAAAACAGCAGTATTCTTGTTCTTGTCATGTTTTTTCTGAAGAACTGATCTTTTCCGAGTTGTGTAGCCTTACTGAGTGCCTTCAGGATGAGCAGGTTGTAGAACCCAGCAGTCAAATAAAGTGCCTGCTGGTGGGCTTTTCGACTCTCCGTAGTATCAAAACGCATATACCGTTGGAAGTTCGACTCCTAGAATCAGCTGAACTCACAACTTTTAGCTGTTCATTGCTTCATGATGGAGATCCAACTTACCAGCGTTTATTTTTGGACTGCCTTCTACATTCATTGCGGGAGCTTCATACAGGAGATGTTATGATTTTGCCTGTACTTTCTTGCTTCACAAGATttatggctggtttgatctttgtACTCCACAGTTGTTTTAGATTCATCACTTTTGTTTGTCCCACATCCTCTGATCCCCTGAGGACCTGCGCAGTCCTGCTATGTGTTGGTTATCAGGACCTTCCAAATCCAGTTTTCCAATATTTGCAGAGTGTGAATGAATTGTTGAGCACTTTGCTCAACTCTGACTCACCCCAGCAGGTTTTACAGTTTGTGCCAATGGAGGTACTCCTTAAGGGGGCCCTGCTTGattttttgtgggatttgaaTGCTGCCATTGCTAAAAGGCATTTGCATTTCATtattcaaagagagagagaagaaattatcaacagcCTTCAGTTACAAAACTGA
- the LOC115931023 gene encoding AP-3 complex subunit sigma-1, whose translation MIKAILIFNNHGKPQLSKFYQPYSEDTQRQIIRETFHLVSKRDENVCNFLEGGLLIGGSDNKLIYRHYATLYFVFCVDSSESELGILDLIQVFVETLDKCFENVCELDLIFHVDKVHNILAEMVMGGMVLETNMNEIVTQIDAQNKLEKSEAGLAGALARAVSAVKNMNLPEIPRNINIGDISIKVPNLPSFK comes from the coding sequence ATGATCAAGGCGATCCTAATCTTCAACAACCACGGGAAACCGCAGCTCTCCAAGTTCTACCAGCCCTACAGTGAAGATACACAACGGCAAATCATCAGGGAGACTTTCCATTTGGTATCTAAGAGAGATGAAAATGTTTGTAATTTCCTAGAAGGAGGATTATTAATTGGAGGATCTGACAACAAACTGATTTATAGACATTATGCAACGTTATATTTTGTCTTCTGTGTGGATTCTTCAGAAAGTGAACTTGGCATTTTAGATCTAATTCAAGTATTTGTGGAAACATTAGacaaatgttttgaaaatgtcTGTGAGCTGGATTTGATTTTCCATGTAGACAAGGTTCACAATATTCTTGCAGAAATGGTGATGGGGGGAATGGTATTGGAGACAAATATGAATGAGATTGTTACACAAATTGATGCACAAAATAAGCTGGAAAAATCTGAGGCTGGCTTAGCAGGGGCTCTAGCCCGTGCTGTATCAGCTGTAAAGAATATGAATCTTCCTGAGATCCCAAGAAATATTAACATTGGTGACATCAGTATAAAAGTGCCAAACCTGccctcttttaaataa